From the Paenibacillus sp. FSL H8-0548 genome, one window contains:
- a CDS encoding acetyl-CoA C-acyltransferase, with translation MSAASPFKDHDRDAVIVAAVRTAVGKAAKGSLAQTRAEDLGRAVLRGALARVPSLSPELIEDVIIGCAMPEGEQGLNMARTISLYSGLPVTTPAVTINRFCASGLQAIAYAAERIRLGDADIIAAGGVESMSHVPMTGFRLSPHPAIVDTLPEVYMGMGHTAEEVARRYGVTREAQDAFAVSSHRKAAAAIEAGRFQVEIVPITASQSGVNDAGRPWSNVLLFDTDEGVRPETSVQGLAALKPSFAREGTVTAGNTSQMSDGAAAVIVMSRARAAELGLRPLAVFRSYSVAGVAPEVMGIGPIEAVPRVLRKAGITLEQVDLFELNEAFAAQCVPIINELGIDPERVNVNGGAIALGHPLGCTGTKLTVSLIHELGRRGGGIGVVTMCVGGGMGAAGVIEVYGN, from the coding sequence ATGTCAGCAGCATCACCGTTTAAAGACCACGACCGCGATGCCGTTATCGTTGCTGCGGTGAGGACGGCGGTCGGTAAAGCAGCGAAAGGAAGCTTAGCGCAGACGCGGGCGGAGGATCTTGGCAGAGCCGTGCTGCGAGGTGCGCTTGCGAGAGTGCCGAGCTTATCGCCTGAGCTCATTGAGGATGTGATTATCGGCTGTGCGATGCCTGAGGGTGAGCAGGGTCTCAACATGGCCCGTACGATTTCGCTCTATTCGGGACTGCCGGTGACGACGCCAGCCGTTACGATTAACCGCTTTTGCGCTTCTGGCTTGCAAGCCATTGCGTATGCAGCGGAGCGTATTCGGCTTGGGGATGCCGATATTATTGCGGCAGGCGGCGTTGAAAGCATGAGTCACGTACCGATGACCGGCTTCAGGCTGTCGCCGCATCCTGCCATTGTGGATACGCTGCCTGAGGTTTATATGGGAATGGGACATACGGCGGAGGAGGTCGCTCGGCGCTACGGCGTAACGCGCGAGGCGCAGGATGCCTTCGCAGTGTCGAGCCACCGCAAGGCGGCTGCCGCCATAGAAGCGGGCCGCTTCCAAGTGGAAATCGTGCCGATAACGGCCAGTCAGTCGGGTGTAAATGATGCTGGTCGCCCTTGGTCAAATGTGTTGTTATTTGATACCGATGAAGGCGTCCGTCCGGAAACCTCAGTTCAGGGACTGGCTGCGCTCAAGCCGTCCTTCGCGCGCGAGGGGACGGTGACGGCTGGAAATACCTCTCAAATGAGCGATGGAGCAGCGGCAGTTATTGTCATGAGTCGAGCGCGTGCCGCAGAGCTGGGCTTGCGTCCGCTCGCCGTATTCCGCAGCTACAGCGTGGCGGGCGTGGCGCCGGAGGTCATGGGCATTGGACCGATTGAGGCGGTGCCGAGGGTGCTGCGCAAAGCAGGAATTACGCTGGAGCAGGTTGATCTTTTTGAGCTGAATGAAGCGTTCGCTGCTCAGTGTGTACCGATTATTAATGAGCTTGGCATCGATCCTGAGCGGGTCAATGTGAACGGCGGCGCGATCGCGCTTGGCCATCCGCTTGGTTGTACGGGCACGAAGCTGACCGTGTCGCTTATTCATGAGCTGGGGCGTAGAGGAGGCGGGATCGGAGTAGTTACGATGTGTGTTGGCGGAGGGATGGGCGCAGCGGGCGTTATTGAGGTGTATGGGAACTAA
- a CDS encoding acyl-CoA dehydrogenase family protein yields MTETIRFGGRFVVEDSVPESVVTPEDFTEEQRMMAEAAQQFLEAEIIPRDAELEALNYDLTVELMRKAGELGLLGADVPEAYGGLGLDKVSTTLLAETLSRASSFALSVGAHTGIGTLPIVFFGTPAQKKAYLPALATGERIAAYCLTEPASGSDALGAKTTARLSQDGKHYVLNGSKLYITNAGFADLFIVYAKVDGEYFTAFIVEKGMAGFSIGPEEHKMGIKGSSTRPLFFEDVSVPIENVLGEVGKGHHIAFNILNIGRFKLGAACLGSSKETIELSSAYANTRKQFGRAISSYPLIGAKLADMNIRTYVLESMVYRTAGWIDAMLRTAEVEGAAADDGMKMAKAIGEYAIECSIVKVFASEALDFVADEGVQIHGGYGYIRDYKVERIYRDSRINRIFEGTNEINRMLIPGTLMKKALKGELPLLRKVRSLQAELLQPMPLPPFQKQLSKEAYRVAQAKKIFLAIGGLAVQKLGLRLEQEQEVLCSLADLMIEIFAMESVLLRTQKIWKASGGEASEKTENVIAMTTVFVQEAMERVESLAKLALTALEQGDGLQMQLSILKKLMRAPLSDTVALKRSIAARVIRSEHYVV; encoded by the coding sequence ATGACGGAAACGATACGGTTTGGCGGTAGATTTGTCGTAGAGGACAGTGTACCGGAATCGGTCGTGACACCTGAGGATTTTACGGAAGAGCAGCGGATGATGGCAGAAGCAGCACAGCAGTTTTTGGAAGCCGAAATTATACCGCGCGATGCGGAGCTAGAAGCGCTCAACTATGATTTGACCGTGGAGCTTATGCGCAAGGCAGGCGAGCTTGGCCTCCTTGGAGCAGATGTGCCTGAGGCATACGGCGGCCTAGGACTTGATAAGGTAAGCACGACGCTGCTGGCGGAAACGCTGTCGCGCGCTTCGTCGTTCGCTCTTTCGGTAGGCGCTCATACTGGCATTGGTACGCTGCCTATCGTGTTCTTTGGCACCCCCGCGCAAAAGAAAGCCTACCTTCCAGCGCTGGCGACGGGAGAACGAATTGCAGCGTACTGCCTGACAGAACCAGCTTCTGGCTCGGATGCCTTAGGGGCCAAAACAACAGCAAGACTGTCACAAGATGGCAAGCATTATGTGCTGAATGGATCAAAGCTGTATATTACGAACGCTGGTTTTGCCGATCTATTTATCGTTTATGCGAAGGTGGACGGTGAATATTTTACTGCTTTTATCGTTGAGAAAGGGATGGCTGGGTTCAGTATTGGGCCGGAGGAGCATAAGATGGGCATCAAGGGTTCTTCCACACGCCCTTTGTTTTTCGAGGATGTTTCGGTACCGATCGAAAATGTGCTGGGGGAGGTTGGCAAAGGGCACCATATCGCCTTTAACATTTTGAACATTGGACGCTTCAAGCTTGGAGCAGCCTGTCTCGGCTCCTCGAAGGAAACGATTGAGCTGTCATCCGCCTATGCCAATACACGCAAGCAGTTCGGGCGGGCGATTTCCTCCTATCCGCTCATTGGAGCGAAGCTCGCAGACATGAATATTCGCACTTATGTGCTGGAGAGCATGGTGTATCGGACGGCTGGCTGGATCGATGCGATGCTGCGGACAGCGGAGGTCGAGGGAGCAGCGGCGGATGATGGGATGAAGATGGCAAAAGCGATTGGGGAGTATGCGATAGAGTGCTCAATCGTCAAGGTATTTGCATCGGAAGCACTTGATTTTGTAGCGGATGAGGGGGTGCAGATTCACGGCGGCTACGGCTATATTCGGGACTACAAAGTCGAGAGGATATATCGGGATTCGCGTATTAACCGGATTTTTGAAGGAACGAATGAGATCAATCGGATGCTTATTCCAGGCACGCTGATGAAAAAAGCTTTGAAGGGCGAGCTGCCGCTGCTGCGCAAGGTTCGTTCTTTGCAAGCCGAGCTGCTCCAGCCGATGCCGCTTCCCCCTTTCCAGAAGCAGCTCAGCAAGGAAGCGTACCGCGTTGCACAGGCCAAAAAAATCTTCTTAGCCATCGGCGGGCTTGCCGTCCAGAAGCTCGGGCTGCGGCTGGAGCAGGAGCAGGAGGTGCTTTGCTCGCTGGCTGATCTCATGATCGAAATATTTGCAATGGAGAGCGTGCTGCTGCGCACGCAGAAGATCTGGAAGGCGAGCGGTGGCGAGGCCTCGGAGAAGACGGAGAATGTCATCGCAATGACAACGGTATTTGTGCAGGAAGCAATGGAGAGAGTCGAGTCGCTGGCTAAGCTTGCACTTACTGCACTGGAGCAGGGAGATGGACTGCAAATGCAGCTTTCTATTCTAAAAAAGCTGATGCGCGCACCGCTTTCAGATACGGTTGCTTTGAAGCGAAGTATTGCCGCTCGTGTTATTCGAAGTGAGCATTATGTCGTGTGA
- a CDS encoding long-chain fatty acid--CoA ligase: MEPLGPQDPIAPKQSSAEAEELARPWLRHYPEEISPSQSYPDQSIVEFLVHAVQSYPNHTAVHFLGKTLTYRKLYDDALRLASSLWNLGIAKGDRVAIMLPNCPQAVVTYYGVLLAGGIVVQTNPLYVERELEHQLKDSGAVAIITVDLLYARLSRVRGEQPEEGPLPKLRHAIITSVKDGLPFPKNLLYPLKQRKEGFRADIPYGSHGVIGYKKLLATKHPSAQLPAHAKGEELAALQYTGGTTGTPKGVMLTHRNLVANTMQISAWCYKAEDGKERFLAALPLFHVFGLTVLMNMSVLKSGTLILLPRFEVETVLKTISQQKPTIFPGAPTMYVALIHHKAAAKTDLSSINVCISGSAALPLEVQERFEALTGGRLIEGYGLSEASPVTHANPIWGKRKIGTIGVPIQDTEAAVIDSETGERLGIGELGELIVRGPQVMKGYWNKPVETEQVLRDGWLYTGDLAMMDEEGYFTIMDRIKDVIIAGGFNIYPREVEEVLFEHPAVREAAVVGVKDEYRGETVKAFIVFREGWQVSSNQLDNWCRERLAAYKVPRHYAFRETLPKTMVGKVLRRKLQEEEAEAAEKRGAESQGEGE; encoded by the coding sequence ATGGAACCGCTCGGTCCGCAAGACCCGATTGCGCCCAAACAGTCGTCTGCCGAAGCCGAAGAGCTCGCACGTCCATGGCTTCGTCATTACCCGGAGGAGATTTCTCCTTCGCAGAGCTATCCCGATCAGAGTATCGTCGAATTTTTAGTCCATGCAGTGCAGAGCTATCCTAACCATACGGCCGTTCATTTTCTTGGCAAAACGCTAACCTACCGCAAGTTGTATGACGATGCGCTGCGGCTTGCCTCTAGTTTATGGAATCTTGGCATTGCCAAAGGGGATCGTGTGGCGATTATGCTGCCGAACTGCCCGCAGGCGGTTGTCACTTATTATGGCGTGCTCCTTGCAGGGGGCATTGTTGTACAGACAAATCCACTATATGTGGAGCGTGAGCTGGAGCATCAACTTAAGGATAGTGGAGCTGTAGCCATCATTACGGTCGATTTGCTGTATGCCCGTCTATCTCGAGTCCGCGGTGAGCAGCCCGAGGAAGGTCCGCTCCCGAAGCTGCGTCATGCGATTATCACATCCGTAAAAGATGGATTGCCGTTTCCAAAAAACCTGCTCTATCCGCTTAAGCAGCGCAAGGAAGGGTTTCGAGCCGACATCCCTTATGGCAGCCATGGCGTAATCGGCTATAAAAAGCTGCTGGCAACGAAGCATCCATCCGCGCAGCTGCCAGCGCATGCCAAAGGAGAAGAGCTGGCTGCGCTGCAATATACGGGAGGTACGACCGGAACACCTAAGGGCGTCATGCTGACGCATCGGAACCTTGTGGCCAATACGATGCAAATCTCTGCTTGGTGCTATAAGGCGGAGGATGGGAAGGAGCGCTTCCTCGCTGCGCTGCCTTTGTTTCATGTGTTTGGATTAACGGTATTAATGAATATGTCGGTTCTGAAATCAGGAACGTTAATTCTTCTTCCCCGCTTCGAAGTGGAGACGGTGCTCAAAACAATCAGTCAGCAGAAGCCGACGATTTTTCCAGGGGCACCGACGATGTACGTTGCGCTCATTCATCATAAGGCTGCTGCGAAAACAGACCTATCTTCAATTAATGTATGTATAAGCGGCTCCGCTGCGCTGCCGCTTGAGGTGCAGGAGAGGTTCGAAGCGTTGACTGGCGGCAGACTCATTGAAGGCTACGGCTTGTCAGAGGCTTCACCTGTCACACATGCGAATCCCATATGGGGGAAGCGCAAAATCGGAACGATCGGCGTCCCAATTCAAGATACGGAAGCTGCTGTTATTGATTCGGAAACCGGGGAGAGGCTCGGGATAGGCGAGCTGGGCGAGCTTATCGTTCGCGGGCCTCAGGTCATGAAGGGATATTGGAATAAGCCAGTGGAGACCGAGCAGGTGCTTCGTGATGGATGGTTGTATACAGGCGATCTTGCGATGATGGATGAAGAGGGTTATTTTACAATTATGGATCGGATTAAGGATGTTATTATTGCAGGTGGCTTTAATATCTATCCGCGTGAGGTAGAAGAGGTGCTATTCGAGCATCCAGCAGTACGCGAAGCAGCGGTTGTGGGTGTAAAGGATGAATACCGCGGCGAGACGGTAAAGGCTTTTATCGTATTCAGGGAGGGCTGGCAGGTATCGAGCAATCAACTGGACAACTGGTGCCGAGAACGGCTTGCTGCTTATAAAGTACCACGTCACTATGCTTTTAGGGAAACGCTTCCAAAAACGATGGTCGGCAAGGTGCTTCGTCGAAAACTGCAGGAGGAAGAGGCAGAAGCGGCGGAGAAGCGGGGGGCAGAGAGCCAGGGAGAAGGAGAGTGA
- a CDS encoding PaaI family thioesterase, whose amino-acid sequence MSGKEEEWFVQQADQAGHLIRLAERAQATFWGVLGCEVVQANASKATICLDASDRHLNLLGIVHGGVLMSLLDNAMGLVVMLAAPEERTVTANLNTQFLSSSKGGVLLCEAELVHRTARTLTLQAQIKDDSGKLLGLGSGAYRII is encoded by the coding sequence GTGAGCGGCAAGGAAGAGGAGTGGTTTGTTCAACAGGCAGATCAGGCGGGGCACTTGATTAGACTTGCCGAGCGCGCACAAGCTACCTTCTGGGGCGTGCTCGGCTGTGAGGTGGTGCAGGCAAATGCGAGTAAAGCGACGATTTGTTTGGATGCCTCGGATCGGCATTTGAATCTGCTGGGCATCGTGCACGGGGGTGTGCTTATGTCGCTGCTCGATAATGCGATGGGGCTCGTCGTTATGCTCGCGGCACCGGAAGAGCGTACCGTAACAGCGAATTTGAACACGCAGTTTCTCTCCAGCAGCAAGGGAGGTGTGCTGCTATGCGAGGCGGAGCTTGTACATCGAACAGCGCGGACCCTTACGCTGCAAGCACAAATTAAAGACGACTCTGGCAAGCTTCTAGGTTTAGGCAGCGGAGCATATCGTATTATTTAA
- the map gene encoding type I methionyl aminopeptidase — MAVELKTKEHIRGIRKAGRIVAACHKALSKRIAPGVTTQEIDRFVERFMLDRGAIPAQKGYKGYPFATCASVNEVVCHGFPDSEPLEAGDIVTIDMVADVDGWKADSAWTYAIGRTNNAVEKLLLTAEQALVDGIKQAVLGNRLGDIGYAVQTRAERAGFEVVTAFAGHGNGKSVHEFPEVLHSGIRGQGMKLEEGMVITIEPILTAGKADVYITTDGWTARTRDGAWAAQFEHTVAITKAGPIILTRWE; from the coding sequence ATGGCAGTGGAGTTGAAAACAAAGGAACATATTCGTGGAATTCGCAAGGCTGGGCGTATCGTCGCTGCCTGTCACAAGGCTCTCTCCAAACGCATAGCGCCGGGTGTTACGACACAGGAAATCGATCGGTTCGTTGAACGCTTTATGCTTGATCGCGGGGCAATCCCAGCTCAGAAAGGCTATAAGGGCTATCCATTTGCAACTTGTGCCTCTGTGAATGAGGTCGTCTGTCACGGATTTCCTGATTCCGAGCCGCTTGAAGCGGGCGATATCGTAACGATCGATATGGTGGCTGATGTAGATGGGTGGAAAGCAGACTCTGCATGGACATACGCGATTGGCAGGACGAATAATGCTGTGGAAAAGCTGCTGCTAACAGCAGAACAAGCTCTTGTTGATGGCATTAAGCAGGCGGTACTCGGCAATCGGTTAGGCGACATAGGATATGCGGTGCAGACGCGAGCAGAGAGGGCTGGTTTTGAGGTTGTTACTGCTTTTGCCGGACACGGAAACGGCAAAAGCGTGCATGAGTTTCCTGAGGTTCTGCACAGCGGAATACGCGGTCAAGGGATGAAGCTGGAGGAAGGTATGGTTATTACAATCGAACCGATTCTTACGGCTGGGAAAGCGGATGTATACATTACAACAGACGGATGGACGGCACGTACAAGGGACGGAGCATGGGCAGCACAATTCGAGCATACGGTGGCCATTACGAAGGCAGGACCTATTATTTTAACGCGCTGGGAATAA
- a CDS encoding NAD-dependent epimerase/dehydratase family protein, whose product MNILIIGGTAFIGPNVIRQLNRMGSHEITLFHRGKTNCDFPANVRHIYGEKMQLERFKDDFKKLAPDMVVDMIASTEADTQVVINTFKGITDRLLTISSQDVYRAYGIVRKADAGSLEPTPITEASALRVNRFPYQDSSKDPDDWCNKYDKILVENIVMNNPYIKGTILRLPAIYGPNDEQHRLFKYLKLGHMNDHRPYILMDEAFSNWHWTHSYVENAAHAIALAITKERSAGRIYNVGEPQSPSMLDFVLEIKSILNWNGQIMLAPAGRLPEDMTVPFNMEQQLAIDSSLIREELGYIAPISFRDGLISTIKWELAHQPSEAFNYAKEDLLLRELGLQSELL is encoded by the coding sequence TTGAACATTTTAATTATCGGAGGAACTGCATTTATTGGTCCAAACGTAATTAGGCAGCTTAATAGGATGGGCAGCCATGAAATAACCTTATTCCATCGCGGCAAGACAAATTGTGATTTTCCTGCAAATGTGAGACATATCTATGGCGAGAAAATGCAGCTGGAGCGGTTTAAGGATGATTTCAAGAAGCTGGCACCAGATATGGTTGTAGATATGATTGCTTCAACTGAAGCAGATACTCAAGTCGTAATCAACACGTTTAAAGGGATCACTGACCGATTGCTTACGATCAGCAGCCAAGATGTGTATCGCGCTTACGGGATAGTAAGAAAAGCCGACGCCGGCTCGTTAGAGCCTACCCCTATTACTGAAGCTTCAGCTTTGCGTGTAAATCGTTTCCCCTATCAAGACAGCTCGAAAGATCCTGACGATTGGTGCAACAAGTATGACAAAATACTCGTTGAGAATATTGTAATGAACAATCCCTACATTAAAGGTACGATTTTGCGTCTACCAGCGATTTACGGCCCAAATGACGAGCAGCATAGATTATTTAAATATCTCAAATTAGGGCATATGAACGATCATCGGCCGTATATTTTGATGGATGAAGCTTTTTCGAACTGGCATTGGACTCATAGCTATGTTGAAAATGCAGCCCACGCCATCGCATTGGCGATTACCAAGGAGCGGTCTGCTGGCCGTATTTATAATGTGGGTGAACCGCAGTCTCCCTCCATGCTTGATTTCGTTCTAGAAATCAAGAGCATTCTTAATTGGAACGGACAAATCATGCTCGCCCCTGCTGGACGTCTGCCGGAAGATATGACTGTCCCCTTCAACATGGAACAACAGCTTGCTATTGATTCCAGCCTCATTCGCGAGGAGCTCGGCTATATCGCACCTATTTCCTTTAGGGACGGATTAATATCAACGATAAAGTGGGAGCTTGCTCATCAACCAAGTGAAGCCTTTAATTATGCGAAAGAGGATTTACTTTTACGCGAATTAGGTTTGCAGAGCGAGTTACTTTAA